A genome region from Physeter macrocephalus isolate SW-GA chromosome 4, ASM283717v5, whole genome shotgun sequence includes the following:
- the LOC114486183 gene encoding histone-lysine N-methyltransferase SETDB1 isoform X1 → MSSLPGCIGLDAATAAVESEEIAELQQAVVEELGISMEELRQFIDEELEKMDCIQQRKKQLAELETWVIQKESEVAHVDQLFDDASRAVTNCESLVKDFYSKLGLQYRDSSSEDEASRPTEIIEIPDEDDDVLSIDSGDAGSRTPKDQKLREAMAALRKSAQDVQKFMDAVNKKSSSQDLHKGTLSQMSGELSKDGDLVVSMRILGKKRTKTWHKGTLIAIQTVGPGKKYKVKFDNKGKSLLSGNHIAYDYHPPADKLYVGSRVVAKYKDGNQVWLYAGIVAETPNVKNKLRFLIFFDDGYASYVTQSELYPICRPLKKTWEDIEDISCRDFIEEYITAYPNRPMVLLKSGQLIKTEWEGTWWKSRVEEVDGSLVRILFLDDKRCEWIYRGSTRLEPMFSMKTSSASALEKKQGGQLRTRPNMGAVRSKGPVVQYTQDLTSTGTQFKPVEPPQPTAPPAPPAPPAPPGPPLSPQAGDSESLESQLAQSRKQVAKKSTSFRPGSVGSGHSSPTSPALSENAPGGKPGISQTHRSPLGSTTSAPAPPAPPAPPAFHGMLERAPAEPSYRAPMEKLFYLPHVCSYTCLSRVRPMRNEQYRGKNPLLVPLLYDFRRMTARRRVNRKMGFHVIYKTPCGLCLRTMQEIERYLFETGCDFLFLEMFCLDPYVLVDRKFQPYKPFYYILDITYGKEDVPLSCVNEIDTTPPPQVAYSKERIPGKGVFINTGPEFLVGCDCKDGCRDKSKCACHQLTIQATACTPGGQINSNSGYQYKRLEECLPTGTLRTKRKY, encoded by the exons ATGTCCTCCCTCCCTGGGTGCATTGGTTTGGATGCAGCAACAGCTGCAGTGGAGTCTGAAGAGATTGCAGAGCTGCAACAAGCAGTGGTTGAGGAGCTGGGTATCTCTATGGAGGAACTTCGGCAGTTCATTGATGAAGAACTGGAAAAGATGGACTGTATACAGCAGCGCAAGAAGCAACTAGCAGAGTTGGAGACGTGGGTAATACAGAAGGAATCCGAGGTGGCCCATGTTGACCAGCTCTTTGATGATGCATCCAG GGCAGTGACTAATTGTGAGTCTTTGGTGAAGGACTTTTACTCCAAACTGGGACTACAGTACCGGGACAGTAGCTCTGAGGATGAAGCTTCCCGGCCTACAGAAATAATTGAGATTCCTGATGAAGACGATGATGTCCTCAGTATTGATTCAG gtGATGCTGGGAGCAGAACTCCAAAAGACCAGAAG CTCCGTGAAGCTATGGCTGCCTTAAGAAAGTCAGCTCAAGATGTCCAGAAATTCATGGATGCTGTCAACAAGAAGAGCAGTTCCCAGGATCTACACAAAG GAACCTTGAGTCAAATGTCTGGAGAATTGAGTAAAGATGGTGACCTGGTAGTTAGCATGCGCATTCTGGGCAAGAAGAGAACTAAGACGTGGCACAAAGGCACCCTTATTGCCATCCAGACGGTTG GGCCGGGAAAGAAGTACAAGGTGAAATTTGACAACAAAGGAAAGAGTCTTCTGTCAGGGAACCATATTGCCTATGATTACCACCCTCCTGCCGACAAGCTGTATGTGGGCAGTCGAGTAGTGGCCAAATACAAAGATGGGAATCAGGTCTGGCTCTACGCTGGCATTGTAGCTGAGACACCAAACGTCAAAAACAAGCTCAG gtttctcattttctttgatgATGGCTATGCTTCCTATGTTACACAGTCTGAACTGTATCCCATTTGCCGGCCAC TGAAAAAGACTTGGGAGGACATAGAAGACATCTCCTGCCGAGACTTCATAGAGGAGTATATCACTGCTTACCCCAACCGCCCCATGGTTTTGCTCAAGAGTGGACAGCTTATCAAGACTGAGTGGGAAGGCACGTGGTGGAAGTCCCGAGTTGAGGAGGTGGACGGCAGCCTAGTCAGGATCCTCTTCCTG GATGACAAAAGATGTGAATGGATCTATCGAGGCTCTACACGGCTGGAGCCCATGTTCAGCATGAAGACATCCTCAGCCTCTGCACTAGAGAAGAAGCAAGGCGGACAGCTCAGGACACGTCCAAATATGG GTGCTGTGAGGAGCAAAGGTCCCGTGGTCCAGTACACTCAGGATCTGACCAGTACTGGAACCCAGTTCAAGCCAGTGGAGCCCCCTCAGCCTACAGCTCCAcctgccccacctgccccacctgccccaccTGGTCCACCTCTGTCCCCCCAGGCAGGTGACAGTGA AAGCTTGGAAAGCCAGCTTGCCCAATCTCGGAAGCAGGTAGCCAAAAAAAGCACATCCTTCCGGCCAGGATCTGTGGGCTCTGGTCATTCCTCCCCTACATCCCCTGCACTCAGTGAAAATGCCCCTGGTGGGAAACCTGGGATCAGTCAGACACATAG ATCACCTTTAGGATCCACAACCTCTGCCCCAGCACCCCCAGCTCCCCCAGCACCCCCAGCCTTCCATGGCATGCTGGAGCGGGCCCCAGCAGAGCCCTCCTACCGCGCCCCCATGGAGAAGCTTTTCTACTTACCTCATGTCTGCAGCTATACTTGTCTGTCTCGAGTCAGACCTATGAGAAATGAGCAGTATCGGGGCAAGAACCCTCTCCTAGTCCCACTACTGTATGACTTCCGGCGGATGACAGCCCGGCGCCGAGTTAACCGCAAGATGGGCTTTCATGTTATCTATAAGACACCCTGTGGCCTCTGCCTTCGGACAATGCAAGAGATTGAGCGCTACCTTTTTGAGACAGGCTGTGACTTCCTCTTCCTGGAGATGTTCTGTTTGGATCCATATGTTCTTGTGGACCGAAAGTTTCAGCCCTATAAGCCTTTTTACTATATTTTGGACATCACTTATGGGAAGGAAGATGTTCCTCTGTCCTGTGTCAATGAGATTGACACAACTCCCCCACCTCAGGTGGCCTACAGCAAGGAACGAATCCCGGGCAAGGGTGTTTTCATTAACACAGGCCCTGAATTTCTGGTTGGCTGTGACTGCAAAGATGGGTGCCGGGACAA GTCCAAGTGTGCCTGCCATCAGCTAACTATCCAGGCTACAGCCTGCACCCCAGGCGGCCAAATCAACTCTAACTCTGGCTACCAGTACAAGAGACTAGAAGAGTGTCTGCCCACAGG AACACtgaggacaaaaagaaaatactaa
- the LOC114486183 gene encoding histone-lysine N-methyltransferase SETDB1 isoform X2 has product MSSLPGCIGLDAATAAVESEEIAELQQAVVEELGISMEELRQFIDEELEKMDCIQQRKKQLAELETWVIQKESEVAHVDQLFDDASRAVTNCESLVKDFYSKLGLQYRDSSSEDEASRPTEIIEIPDEDDDVLSIDSGDAGSRTPKDQKLREAMAALRKSAQDVQKFMDAVNKKSSSQDLHKGTLSQMSGELSKDGDLVVSMRILGKKRTKTWHKGTLIAIQTVGPGKKYKVKFDNKGKSLLSGNHIAYDYHPPADKLYVGSRVVAKYKDGNQVWLYAGIVAETPNVKNKLRFLIFFDDGYASYVTQSELYPICRPLKKTWEDIEDISCRDFIEEYITAYPNRPMVLLKSGQLIKTEWEGTWWKSRVEEVDGSLVRILFLDDKRCEWIYRGSTRLEPMFSMKTSSASALEKKQGGQLRTRPNMGAVRSKGPVVQYTQDLTSTGTQFKPVEPPQPTAPPAPPAPPAPPGPPLSPQAGDSDLESQLAQSRKQVAKKSTSFRPGSVGSGHSSPTSPALSENAPGGKPGISQTHRSPLGSTTSAPAPPAPPAPPAFHGMLERAPAEPSYRAPMEKLFYLPHVCSYTCLSRVRPMRNEQYRGKNPLLVPLLYDFRRMTARRRVNRKMGFHVIYKTPCGLCLRTMQEIERYLFETGCDFLFLEMFCLDPYVLVDRKFQPYKPFYYILDITYGKEDVPLSCVNEIDTTPPPQVAYSKERIPGKGVFINTGPEFLVGCDCKDGCRDKSKCACHQLTIQATACTPGGQINSNSGYQYKRLEECLPTGTLRTKRKY; this is encoded by the exons ATGTCCTCCCTCCCTGGGTGCATTGGTTTGGATGCAGCAACAGCTGCAGTGGAGTCTGAAGAGATTGCAGAGCTGCAACAAGCAGTGGTTGAGGAGCTGGGTATCTCTATGGAGGAACTTCGGCAGTTCATTGATGAAGAACTGGAAAAGATGGACTGTATACAGCAGCGCAAGAAGCAACTAGCAGAGTTGGAGACGTGGGTAATACAGAAGGAATCCGAGGTGGCCCATGTTGACCAGCTCTTTGATGATGCATCCAG GGCAGTGACTAATTGTGAGTCTTTGGTGAAGGACTTTTACTCCAAACTGGGACTACAGTACCGGGACAGTAGCTCTGAGGATGAAGCTTCCCGGCCTACAGAAATAATTGAGATTCCTGATGAAGACGATGATGTCCTCAGTATTGATTCAG gtGATGCTGGGAGCAGAACTCCAAAAGACCAGAAG CTCCGTGAAGCTATGGCTGCCTTAAGAAAGTCAGCTCAAGATGTCCAGAAATTCATGGATGCTGTCAACAAGAAGAGCAGTTCCCAGGATCTACACAAAG GAACCTTGAGTCAAATGTCTGGAGAATTGAGTAAAGATGGTGACCTGGTAGTTAGCATGCGCATTCTGGGCAAGAAGAGAACTAAGACGTGGCACAAAGGCACCCTTATTGCCATCCAGACGGTTG GGCCGGGAAAGAAGTACAAGGTGAAATTTGACAACAAAGGAAAGAGTCTTCTGTCAGGGAACCATATTGCCTATGATTACCACCCTCCTGCCGACAAGCTGTATGTGGGCAGTCGAGTAGTGGCCAAATACAAAGATGGGAATCAGGTCTGGCTCTACGCTGGCATTGTAGCTGAGACACCAAACGTCAAAAACAAGCTCAG gtttctcattttctttgatgATGGCTATGCTTCCTATGTTACACAGTCTGAACTGTATCCCATTTGCCGGCCAC TGAAAAAGACTTGGGAGGACATAGAAGACATCTCCTGCCGAGACTTCATAGAGGAGTATATCACTGCTTACCCCAACCGCCCCATGGTTTTGCTCAAGAGTGGACAGCTTATCAAGACTGAGTGGGAAGGCACGTGGTGGAAGTCCCGAGTTGAGGAGGTGGACGGCAGCCTAGTCAGGATCCTCTTCCTG GATGACAAAAGATGTGAATGGATCTATCGAGGCTCTACACGGCTGGAGCCCATGTTCAGCATGAAGACATCCTCAGCCTCTGCACTAGAGAAGAAGCAAGGCGGACAGCTCAGGACACGTCCAAATATGG GTGCTGTGAGGAGCAAAGGTCCCGTGGTCCAGTACACTCAGGATCTGACCAGTACTGGAACCCAGTTCAAGCCAGTGGAGCCCCCTCAGCCTACAGCTCCAcctgccccacctgccccacctgccccaccTGGTCCACCTCTGTCCCCCCAGGCAGGTGACAGTGA CTTGGAAAGCCAGCTTGCCCAATCTCGGAAGCAGGTAGCCAAAAAAAGCACATCCTTCCGGCCAGGATCTGTGGGCTCTGGTCATTCCTCCCCTACATCCCCTGCACTCAGTGAAAATGCCCCTGGTGGGAAACCTGGGATCAGTCAGACACATAG ATCACCTTTAGGATCCACAACCTCTGCCCCAGCACCCCCAGCTCCCCCAGCACCCCCAGCCTTCCATGGCATGCTGGAGCGGGCCCCAGCAGAGCCCTCCTACCGCGCCCCCATGGAGAAGCTTTTCTACTTACCTCATGTCTGCAGCTATACTTGTCTGTCTCGAGTCAGACCTATGAGAAATGAGCAGTATCGGGGCAAGAACCCTCTCCTAGTCCCACTACTGTATGACTTCCGGCGGATGACAGCCCGGCGCCGAGTTAACCGCAAGATGGGCTTTCATGTTATCTATAAGACACCCTGTGGCCTCTGCCTTCGGACAATGCAAGAGATTGAGCGCTACCTTTTTGAGACAGGCTGTGACTTCCTCTTCCTGGAGATGTTCTGTTTGGATCCATATGTTCTTGTGGACCGAAAGTTTCAGCCCTATAAGCCTTTTTACTATATTTTGGACATCACTTATGGGAAGGAAGATGTTCCTCTGTCCTGTGTCAATGAGATTGACACAACTCCCCCACCTCAGGTGGCCTACAGCAAGGAACGAATCCCGGGCAAGGGTGTTTTCATTAACACAGGCCCTGAATTTCTGGTTGGCTGTGACTGCAAAGATGGGTGCCGGGACAA GTCCAAGTGTGCCTGCCATCAGCTAACTATCCAGGCTACAGCCTGCACCCCAGGCGGCCAAATCAACTCTAACTCTGGCTACCAGTACAAGAGACTAGAAGAGTGTCTGCCCACAGG AACACtgaggacaaaaagaaaatactaa
- the LOC114486183 gene encoding histone-lysine N-methyltransferase SETDB1 isoform X6, translating into MSSLPGCIGLDAATAAVESEEIAELQQAVVEELGISMEELRQFIDEELEKMDCIQQRKKQLAELETWVIQKESEVAHVDQLFDDASRAVTNCESLVKDFYSKLGLQYRDSSSEDEASRPTEIIEIPDEDDDVLSIDSGDAGSRTPKDQKLREAMAALRKSAQDVQKFMDAVNKKSSSQDLHKGTLSQMSGELSKDGDLVVSMRILGKKRTKTWHKGTLIAIQTVGPGKKYKVKFDNKGKSLLSGNHIAYDYHPPADKLYVGSRVVAKYKDGNQVWLYAGIVAETPNVKNKLRFLIFFDDGYASYVTQSELYPICRPLKKTWEDIEDISCRDFIEEYITAYPNRPMVLLKSGQLIKTEWEGTWWKSRVEEVDGSLVRILFLDDKRCEWIYRGSTRLEPMFSMKTSSASALEKKQGGQLRTRPNMGAVRSKGPVVQYTQDLTSTGTQFKPVEPPQPTAPPAPPAPPAPPGPPLSPQAGDSESPLGSTTSAPAPPAPPAPPAFHGMLERAPAEPSYRAPMEKLFYLPHVCSYTCLSRVRPMRNEQYRGKNPLLVPLLYDFRRMTARRRVNRKMGFHVIYKTPCGLCLRTMQEIERYLFETGCDFLFLEMFCLDPYVLVDRKFQPYKPFYYILDITYGKEDVPLSCVNEIDTTPPPQVAYSKERIPGKGVFINTGPEFLVGCDCKDGCRDKSKCACHQLTIQATACTPGGQINSNSGYQYKRLEECLPTGTLRTKRKY; encoded by the exons ATGTCCTCCCTCCCTGGGTGCATTGGTTTGGATGCAGCAACAGCTGCAGTGGAGTCTGAAGAGATTGCAGAGCTGCAACAAGCAGTGGTTGAGGAGCTGGGTATCTCTATGGAGGAACTTCGGCAGTTCATTGATGAAGAACTGGAAAAGATGGACTGTATACAGCAGCGCAAGAAGCAACTAGCAGAGTTGGAGACGTGGGTAATACAGAAGGAATCCGAGGTGGCCCATGTTGACCAGCTCTTTGATGATGCATCCAG GGCAGTGACTAATTGTGAGTCTTTGGTGAAGGACTTTTACTCCAAACTGGGACTACAGTACCGGGACAGTAGCTCTGAGGATGAAGCTTCCCGGCCTACAGAAATAATTGAGATTCCTGATGAAGACGATGATGTCCTCAGTATTGATTCAG gtGATGCTGGGAGCAGAACTCCAAAAGACCAGAAG CTCCGTGAAGCTATGGCTGCCTTAAGAAAGTCAGCTCAAGATGTCCAGAAATTCATGGATGCTGTCAACAAGAAGAGCAGTTCCCAGGATCTACACAAAG GAACCTTGAGTCAAATGTCTGGAGAATTGAGTAAAGATGGTGACCTGGTAGTTAGCATGCGCATTCTGGGCAAGAAGAGAACTAAGACGTGGCACAAAGGCACCCTTATTGCCATCCAGACGGTTG GGCCGGGAAAGAAGTACAAGGTGAAATTTGACAACAAAGGAAAGAGTCTTCTGTCAGGGAACCATATTGCCTATGATTACCACCCTCCTGCCGACAAGCTGTATGTGGGCAGTCGAGTAGTGGCCAAATACAAAGATGGGAATCAGGTCTGGCTCTACGCTGGCATTGTAGCTGAGACACCAAACGTCAAAAACAAGCTCAG gtttctcattttctttgatgATGGCTATGCTTCCTATGTTACACAGTCTGAACTGTATCCCATTTGCCGGCCAC TGAAAAAGACTTGGGAGGACATAGAAGACATCTCCTGCCGAGACTTCATAGAGGAGTATATCACTGCTTACCCCAACCGCCCCATGGTTTTGCTCAAGAGTGGACAGCTTATCAAGACTGAGTGGGAAGGCACGTGGTGGAAGTCCCGAGTTGAGGAGGTGGACGGCAGCCTAGTCAGGATCCTCTTCCTG GATGACAAAAGATGTGAATGGATCTATCGAGGCTCTACACGGCTGGAGCCCATGTTCAGCATGAAGACATCCTCAGCCTCTGCACTAGAGAAGAAGCAAGGCGGACAGCTCAGGACACGTCCAAATATGG GTGCTGTGAGGAGCAAAGGTCCCGTGGTCCAGTACACTCAGGATCTGACCAGTACTGGAACCCAGTTCAAGCCAGTGGAGCCCCCTCAGCCTACAGCTCCAcctgccccacctgccccacctgccccaccTGGTCCACCTCTGTCCCCCCAGGCAGGTGACAGTGA ATCACCTTTAGGATCCACAACCTCTGCCCCAGCACCCCCAGCTCCCCCAGCACCCCCAGCCTTCCATGGCATGCTGGAGCGGGCCCCAGCAGAGCCCTCCTACCGCGCCCCCATGGAGAAGCTTTTCTACTTACCTCATGTCTGCAGCTATACTTGTCTGTCTCGAGTCAGACCTATGAGAAATGAGCAGTATCGGGGCAAGAACCCTCTCCTAGTCCCACTACTGTATGACTTCCGGCGGATGACAGCCCGGCGCCGAGTTAACCGCAAGATGGGCTTTCATGTTATCTATAAGACACCCTGTGGCCTCTGCCTTCGGACAATGCAAGAGATTGAGCGCTACCTTTTTGAGACAGGCTGTGACTTCCTCTTCCTGGAGATGTTCTGTTTGGATCCATATGTTCTTGTGGACCGAAAGTTTCAGCCCTATAAGCCTTTTTACTATATTTTGGACATCACTTATGGGAAGGAAGATGTTCCTCTGTCCTGTGTCAATGAGATTGACACAACTCCCCCACCTCAGGTGGCCTACAGCAAGGAACGAATCCCGGGCAAGGGTGTTTTCATTAACACAGGCCCTGAATTTCTGGTTGGCTGTGACTGCAAAGATGGGTGCCGGGACAA GTCCAAGTGTGCCTGCCATCAGCTAACTATCCAGGCTACAGCCTGCACCCCAGGCGGCCAAATCAACTCTAACTCTGGCTACCAGTACAAGAGACTAGAAGAGTGTCTGCCCACAGG AACACtgaggacaaaaagaaaatactaa
- the LOC114486183 gene encoding histone-lysine N-methyltransferase SETDB1 isoform X3 → MSSLPGCIGLDAATAAVESEEIAELQQAVVEELGISMEELRQFIDEELEKMDCIQQRKKQLAELETWVIQKESEVAHVDQLFDDASRAVTNCESLVKDFYSKLGLQYRDSSSEDEASRPTEIIEIPDEDDDVLSIDSGDAGSRTPKDQKLREAMAALRKSAQDVQKFMDAVNKKSSSQDLHKGTLSQMSGELSKDGDLVVSMRILGKKRTKTWHKGTLIAIQTVGPGKKYKVKFDNKGKSLLSGNHIAYDYHPPADKLYVGSRVVAKYKDGNQVWLYAGIVAETPNVKNKLRFLIFFDDGYASYVTQSELYPICRPLKKTWEDIEDISCRDFIEEYITAYPNRPMVLLKSGQLIKTEWEGTWWKSRVEEVDGSLVRILFLDDKRCEWIYRGSTRLEPMFSMKTSSASALEKKQGGQLRTRPNMGAVRSKGPVVQYTQDLTSTGTQFKPVEPPQPTAPPAPPAPPAPPGPPLSPQAGDSESLESQLAQSRKQVAKKSTSFRPGSVGSGHSSPTSPALSENAPGGKPGISQTHRSPLGSTTSAPAPPAPPAPPAFHGMLERAPAEPSYRAPMEKLFYLPHVCSYTCLSRVRPMRNEQYRGKNPLLVPLLYDFRRMTARRRVNRKMGFHVIYKTPCGLCLRTMQEIERYLFETGCDFLFLEMFCLDPYVLVDRKFQPYKPFYYILDITYGKEDVPLSCVNEIDTTPPPQVAYSKERIPGKGVFINTGPEFLVGCDCKDGCRDKSKCACHQLTIQATACTPGGQINSNSGYQYKRLEECLPTG, encoded by the exons ATGTCCTCCCTCCCTGGGTGCATTGGTTTGGATGCAGCAACAGCTGCAGTGGAGTCTGAAGAGATTGCAGAGCTGCAACAAGCAGTGGTTGAGGAGCTGGGTATCTCTATGGAGGAACTTCGGCAGTTCATTGATGAAGAACTGGAAAAGATGGACTGTATACAGCAGCGCAAGAAGCAACTAGCAGAGTTGGAGACGTGGGTAATACAGAAGGAATCCGAGGTGGCCCATGTTGACCAGCTCTTTGATGATGCATCCAG GGCAGTGACTAATTGTGAGTCTTTGGTGAAGGACTTTTACTCCAAACTGGGACTACAGTACCGGGACAGTAGCTCTGAGGATGAAGCTTCCCGGCCTACAGAAATAATTGAGATTCCTGATGAAGACGATGATGTCCTCAGTATTGATTCAG gtGATGCTGGGAGCAGAACTCCAAAAGACCAGAAG CTCCGTGAAGCTATGGCTGCCTTAAGAAAGTCAGCTCAAGATGTCCAGAAATTCATGGATGCTGTCAACAAGAAGAGCAGTTCCCAGGATCTACACAAAG GAACCTTGAGTCAAATGTCTGGAGAATTGAGTAAAGATGGTGACCTGGTAGTTAGCATGCGCATTCTGGGCAAGAAGAGAACTAAGACGTGGCACAAAGGCACCCTTATTGCCATCCAGACGGTTG GGCCGGGAAAGAAGTACAAGGTGAAATTTGACAACAAAGGAAAGAGTCTTCTGTCAGGGAACCATATTGCCTATGATTACCACCCTCCTGCCGACAAGCTGTATGTGGGCAGTCGAGTAGTGGCCAAATACAAAGATGGGAATCAGGTCTGGCTCTACGCTGGCATTGTAGCTGAGACACCAAACGTCAAAAACAAGCTCAG gtttctcattttctttgatgATGGCTATGCTTCCTATGTTACACAGTCTGAACTGTATCCCATTTGCCGGCCAC TGAAAAAGACTTGGGAGGACATAGAAGACATCTCCTGCCGAGACTTCATAGAGGAGTATATCACTGCTTACCCCAACCGCCCCATGGTTTTGCTCAAGAGTGGACAGCTTATCAAGACTGAGTGGGAAGGCACGTGGTGGAAGTCCCGAGTTGAGGAGGTGGACGGCAGCCTAGTCAGGATCCTCTTCCTG GATGACAAAAGATGTGAATGGATCTATCGAGGCTCTACACGGCTGGAGCCCATGTTCAGCATGAAGACATCCTCAGCCTCTGCACTAGAGAAGAAGCAAGGCGGACAGCTCAGGACACGTCCAAATATGG GTGCTGTGAGGAGCAAAGGTCCCGTGGTCCAGTACACTCAGGATCTGACCAGTACTGGAACCCAGTTCAAGCCAGTGGAGCCCCCTCAGCCTACAGCTCCAcctgccccacctgccccacctgccccaccTGGTCCACCTCTGTCCCCCCAGGCAGGTGACAGTGA AAGCTTGGAAAGCCAGCTTGCCCAATCTCGGAAGCAGGTAGCCAAAAAAAGCACATCCTTCCGGCCAGGATCTGTGGGCTCTGGTCATTCCTCCCCTACATCCCCTGCACTCAGTGAAAATGCCCCTGGTGGGAAACCTGGGATCAGTCAGACACATAG ATCACCTTTAGGATCCACAACCTCTGCCCCAGCACCCCCAGCTCCCCCAGCACCCCCAGCCTTCCATGGCATGCTGGAGCGGGCCCCAGCAGAGCCCTCCTACCGCGCCCCCATGGAGAAGCTTTTCTACTTACCTCATGTCTGCAGCTATACTTGTCTGTCTCGAGTCAGACCTATGAGAAATGAGCAGTATCGGGGCAAGAACCCTCTCCTAGTCCCACTACTGTATGACTTCCGGCGGATGACAGCCCGGCGCCGAGTTAACCGCAAGATGGGCTTTCATGTTATCTATAAGACACCCTGTGGCCTCTGCCTTCGGACAATGCAAGAGATTGAGCGCTACCTTTTTGAGACAGGCTGTGACTTCCTCTTCCTGGAGATGTTCTGTTTGGATCCATATGTTCTTGTGGACCGAAAGTTTCAGCCCTATAAGCCTTTTTACTATATTTTGGACATCACTTATGGGAAGGAAGATGTTCCTCTGTCCTGTGTCAATGAGATTGACACAACTCCCCCACCTCAGGTGGCCTACAGCAAGGAACGAATCCCGGGCAAGGGTGTTTTCATTAACACAGGCCCTGAATTTCTGGTTGGCTGTGACTGCAAAGATGGGTGCCGGGACAA GTCCAAGTGTGCCTGCCATCAGCTAACTATCCAGGCTACAGCCTGCACCCCAGGCGGCCAAATCAACTCTAACTCTGGCTACCAGTACAAGAGACTAGAAGAGTGTCTGCCCACAGGGTAA